GCATCGCCCCTTCGAGGATGAAGATGGCGAACAGGGCCGCGAGCCAGTACCGCTGGAGCAACACCTCGAAGAAGGCCGCGTCGCGGTTCAGGAACAACCAGACGCCGAGGATGGCGAAGAAGCCGAACAGCACGAACACGCCGTAGTCGAGCGCGAGGCGACGGGTCGAGTCCCGGAAGTCCTCGGAGAGCACAGAGGCGACGCCGAGGGGCAGTAGCGCCGCGAGCACGACGAGGGGGAGGGGGAGTGTGGCGGCGACCGTCATCGTTCCACACGACCGGGTCGCGAGGCATATGTGTTCTGTTCGGGCGTGGCCAGCGATGGCCCCCGCCCGGGCCGTGCCGAGCGACGGGACTTTGGGCCGACCCGTCGAAGGTACGGACATGGACCTTACCGACAGACCACGCCGCCTGCGCGGCGACGGCATCCGGGGGCTCGTCAGCGAGACGAGCCTCTCGGCGAGCGACCTCATCGCGCCCGTGTTCGTCGACGCGACGACCGATTCGCGACAGGCCATCGAGTCGATGCCGGGTCACGAGCGCGTCCCCGTCGAGGAGGCCGTCGCCCGCGTCGAGGAGGTGCTGGCGACGGGCGTCGAGGCCGTCATGCTGTTCGGCATCCCCGAGGAGAAGGACGAACGCGGGTCGCGCGCCTGGGCCACCGGCGGGGTCGTCCAGGAGGCGACGCGGCGCATCACCGCGGAGACCGACGCCTACGTCATCACCGACGTCTGCCTCTGTGAGTACACCGAGCACGGCCACTGCGGCGTCCTCGAGGAGCACGCCCACGAGGACCCCGACCTCACCGTCGACAACGACGCGACGCTCCCCCTGCTGGGGAACATCGCCGTCTCGCACGCCCGCGCCGGCGCCGACATGGTCGCGCCCTCCGGCATGATGGACGGGATGGTGGGCGCCATCCGCGAGGCACTCGACGAGGACGGCCACGAGGACGTCCCCGTCATGAGCTACGCGGCGAAGTTCGAGTCGGCCTTCTACGGGCCCTTCCGGGACGCCGCCGACGGCGCGCCCGCGTTCGGGAACCGCCGGCACTACCAGATGGACCCCGCGAACCGCCGCGAGGCGATGCGCGAGGTCGCCCTCGACGTGGAGCAGGGCGCGGACGTGCTGATGGTCAAGCCGGCGCTGCCGTACCTCGACGTCGTGGCGGACGTGCGCCGCGAGTTCGACCACCCGGTCGCCGCCTACAACGTCTCGGGCGAGTACGCCATGCTCCACGCCGCCGCGGAGAAGGGCTGGCTCGACCTCGAGGCGGTCGCCCACGAGTCGCTGCTCTCCATCAAGCGCGCCGGTGCGGACCTGGTCCTCACCTACTTCGCCGAGGACATCGCCGACCGGCTCTGAGTCGGCGCCTGCCTGCGGATTAATCGGAGGATTCTGGAACGACGGGTGCCGGTACGTTGCGCATAACAATCACAAAAATTCGTGATAGATATGCGTGTCATGGCACGAGAGACACACCGCCGATGGGTCCTGCGCTCCCTGGCGCTCGGCGCGGGCGTCGGACTGGCCGGATGCAACACCGGCCAGCAGACCGAGACGGAGCCCGGGACGGGGACAGACACGGCGACCGACACGGGGACGGCCACCGACACCGGAACCGAGACGCAGACCGACGAGGACATGGCAGGCGTCGTCGAGGACCTCACGTACCTCCCGGTCCGCGACGCCGCCTCGCCCGACGAACTGGTCCAGACGCGGAAGGAGGCCGCCCTGAAGCAGCTGTTCGCGGTCGACGAGGTGACGACGCTGGTCGAGGACGCCGTCTCC
This window of the Haloarchaeobius amylolyticus genome carries:
- the hemB gene encoding porphobilinogen synthase; the protein is MDLTDRPRRLRGDGIRGLVSETSLSASDLIAPVFVDATTDSRQAIESMPGHERVPVEEAVARVEEVLATGVEAVMLFGIPEEKDERGSRAWATGGVVQEATRRITAETDAYVITDVCLCEYTEHGHCGVLEEHAHEDPDLTVDNDATLPLLGNIAVSHARAGADMVAPSGMMDGMVGAIREALDEDGHEDVPVMSYAAKFESAFYGPFRDAADGAPAFGNRRHYQMDPANRREAMREVALDVEQGADVLMVKPALPYLDVVADVRREFDHPVAAYNVSGEYAMLHAAAEKGWLDLEAVAHESLLSIKRAGADLVLTYFAEDIADRL